The Zygotorulaspora mrakii chromosome 3, complete sequence genome includes a region encoding these proteins:
- the FAD1 gene encoding FMN adenylyltransferase (similar to Saccharomyces cerevisiae FAD1 (YDL045C); ancestral locus Anc_3.146) codes for MGLGSVSEFCYNLTESYLSIKNNTEIISETQNAIRLTRRYLLEDIFTLWNPLNSEISFSYNGGKDCQVLLLIYLGCLWEFFQMHTRASQFDAKYHQFPSERLPAVFIDQDEIFPTLEQFVTDTVDRYFLSLYESLRDGGKSADMSEAFRQFLKMNPETKGIVIGIRHTDPFAQNLLPIQRTDPDWPDFMRLQPLLHWKLANIWSFLLYSGEPTCGLYKLGFTSIGNINETNPNPYLKATEHTVDDCKFQWEIENAYNKSCSSISCSALHGDDIERAQKLDDDYFPGWFLTDDSLERAGRIKRKPPNN; via the coding sequence ATGGGGTTGGGAAGTGTCTCCGAGTTTTGCTACAACTTGACAGAATCATATCTTAGTATAAAGAACAACACTGAGATAATAAGCGAGACGCAAAATGCAATCAGATTGACTAGACGCTATCTATTGGAGGATATCTTCACTTTATGGAATCCACTTAACTCTGAGATATCATTTTCGTACAATGGGGGGAAGGATTGTCAGGTATTACTGCTCATTTACTTGGGCTGTCTGTGGGAGTTCTTTCAAATGCATACGAGGGCATCACAGTTTGACGCTAAATACCACCAATTTCCATCAGAAAGGCTACCGGCTGTGTTTATTGATCAGGATGAGATATTTCCCACGTTAGAGCAGTTTGTCACCGATACAGTTGATAGGTATTTCCTATCGCTGTATGAGTCTCTACGAGATGGTGGCAAATCAGCCGATATGTCAGAAGCATTCCggcaatttttgaagatgaacCCTGAAACCAAAGGAATTGTTATTGGAATTCGACACACAGATCCATTTGCACAAAACCTATTGCCTATCCAAAGAACGGATCCCGATTGGCCTGACTTCATGCGATTGCAACCTTTATTACACTGGAAACTTGCCAATATCTGGAGTTTTCTACTTTATTCTGGTGAACCAACATGTGGACTATACAAGCTTGGATTCACTTCTATAGGGAATATCAATGAGACGAACCCGAATCCGTATTTAAAAGCCACTGAGCACACAGTCGACGACTGTAAATTTCAATgggaaattgaaaatgcatACAACAAATCTTGCAGTTCAATAAGCTGCTCCGCTCTTCATGGGGATGATATAGAACGAGCACAGAAGCTCGACGACGATTATTTCCCAGGATGGTTTTTGACTGACGATTCACTGGAAAGGGCAGGAAGAATAAAACGCAAACCCCCAAACAATTAG
- the MTF2 gene encoding Mtf2p (similar to Saccharomyces cerevisiae MTF2 (YDL044C); ancestral locus Anc_3.147), translating into MLRIKGLVRLFECRNLHHCNVARQKVDRPDASRIGQANHFKDEEDVTSVQERALFEQVFENIMKKEELRKKNSSDIFLDAFSIDTSDGRSENGSDGKRLQVVFEKKNEEIQATDKKLFDFFKNTSGNSGSGDIGESAKLTTDDIRNYPVSLVSSIFADTHEKNANETTSLSSGKFLKNMVESPTKEIRFQTGLDLRLSKEVLKKLEAKERFKAAIGDVLKPYLSLTYEKIETDYDLLEYVRTLLHQYTNRDKSSDVTEISSPDSILTQISEQCEVNNKVLPQPYRITLPYILVNLLQCKEFNFPSERNYTIASYIYRECKRNADISLYLNVCNVDFYNLLLKLSWDNFREIHQLKQLTTEMSINGIRGDIHTIEILDKVVHDLRHLNDGIFDEETGKIEGNQLAIGVVWCRENSMDLMTVENYLKKLKESLI; encoded by the coding sequence ATGCTACGCATTAAGGGTTTGGTAAGACTTTTTGAATGTCGCAATCTCCACCATTGCAATGTTGCTAGACAAAAGGTCGACCGGCCAGATGCAAGTCGAATAGGACAAGCAaatcatttcaaagatgaggAGGATGTGACTAGTGTCCAAGAGAGAGCCCTGTTCGAACAAGTTTTTGAGAATATTatgaaaaaggaagaactgcgtaaaaaaaattccagTGACATTTTTCTGGATGCATTTTCGATCGATACAAGCGATGGCAGGTCAGAAAATGGAAGTGATGGAAAGCGGTTGCAGGTGgtgtttgaaaagaaaaatgaagagatACAAGCAACGGATAAAAAGCTTTTCgacttcttcaaaaacaCCAGTGGAAATAGCGGCTCGGGTGATATAGGGGAATCCGCTAAATTGACGACGGACGATATAAGGAATTATCCCGTCTCATTGGTGTCAAGCATATTCGCCGATACgcatgaaaaaaatgccaaTGAGACAACATCACTTTCATCTGGAAAGTTTCTAAAAAATATGGTTGAGTCGCCAACGAAGGAAATTCGATTCCAAACCGGATTAGATTTGAGACTGAGTAAAGAAGTTctcaaaaaacttgaagccaaagaaagattcaaaGCTGCCATTGGAGATGTTTTAAAACCTTATCTTTCACTAACCTATGAGAAAATTGAGACAGATTATGACTTATTAGAATACGTACGAACTCTGTTGCATCAGTATACGAACAGAGACAAGTCAAGCGATGTTACCGAGATCAGCTCACCGGACAGTATCCTTACACAAATAAGTGAACAATGTGAAGTTAACAATAAAGTGTTACCGCAGCCTTACAGAATAACATTACCGTACATTTTAGTGAATTTACTGCAATGCAAAGAGTTCAATTTCCCCTCCGAGAGAAACTACACCATAGCTTCATATATTTACAGGGAATGCAAGAGAAATGCGGACATATCACTATATCTTAATGTTTGTAATGTCGACTTTTACAATTTATTACTCAAGCTGTCCTGGGATAACTTTAGAGAAATACATCAGCTAAAACAGCTTACTACGGAAATGAGTATAAATGGGATAAGAGGTGATATTCATACAATAGAAATACTTGACAAAGTTGTTCATGATCTAAGACATTTAAACGACGGTATCTTCGACGAAGAGACGGGGAAGATTGAGGGGAATCAATTAGCCATCGGAGTAGTATGGTGCAGAGAGAATAGCATGGACTTGATGACTGTGGAAAActatttaaaaaaactaaaaGAGAGCCTCATATAA
- the SMD1 gene encoding mRNA splicing protein SMD1 (similar to Saccharomyces cerevisiae SMD1 (YGR074W); ancestral locus Anc_3.139) yields the protein MKLVNFLKKLKNEQVTVELKNGTTVWGTLQTVSPQMNATLTDVQLTLPNKRANSEGNALASVYLANGELSTDTSTNTTTTSLQYINVRGNTIRQIILPDSLNLDSLLVDEKQLNKLRKSGKVSNDLSRKRRGDFGNGSNKRIRRGV from the coding sequence ATGAAACTTGTAAACtttctgaaaaaacttAAAAATGAACAGGTTACTGTAGAGCTGAAAAACGGCACAACTGTTTGGGGAACTTTGCAAACGGTATCTCCCCAAATGAATGCTACCTTAACAGACGTGCAATTGACTTTGCCGAATAAGCGGGCAAATTCAGAGGGAAATGCGCTGGCAAGCGTGTACCTTGCGAATGGGGAATTGAGCACGGATACTTCAACGAATACTACTACTACTTCACTGCAGTACATAAATGTTCGGGGAAATACCATCAGGCAGATCATACTGCCAGATTCACTGAACCTAGATTCGCTTTTAGTGGACGAGAAACAGTTGAACAAGTTAAGAAAATCGGGCAAGGTAAGTAATGACCTGAGtaggaaaagaagaggagaTTTCGGTAATGGCTCGAATAAGAGAATTAGAAGAGGCGTGTAA
- the UPF3 gene encoding Upf3p (similar to Saccharomyces cerevisiae UPF3 (YGR072W); ancestral locus Anc_3.140), which translates to MEQANSKKTKKHLNKDNQKSAKRGQKEDKKNKKPNGSQASNNGKTSRSSRNRKRDRFKREKESNGVKLVLRLLPPGLTEEQFTQTLIANTGKFSDFNVVEWYYVQGSYPLKLFSEPTHSRCYFLFGAMDQLKEFSAKAEQVKFTDDRNNSSSPTSRVSLYPRMVIKETKANKRNSKDIEGKIQKDPLFKTFVDSLKLLEEHGSEYGLENVSILKPMKKELAKKRSIESEIKSRSELAMIELTGHKKNRKSKGDKESKQDKNNNDKEGKKKKKKSKKGTAMDGLPESNSVDEKKTRRKRSKKKKKAAKEGIDSQPQENVVILEAAGKKELQRRKNQQDAKTKSKKESSRIEGLESLLQPKKRF; encoded by the coding sequence ATGGAACAGGCCAACTCAAAGAAGACCAAGAAACATCTCAATAAAGATAATCAAAAGAGCGCGAAAAGAGGCCAGAaagaagataaaaagaacaagaagCCAAACGGTTCACAGGCTTCAAATAATGGAAAGACCAGTAGGAGCTCTAGAAACAGGAAACGGGACCGCTTCAAGAGAGAGAAGGAGTCCAATGGTGTCAAGCTGGTTTTGCGATTGCTTCCTCCAGGTTTAACCGAGGAACAATTTACACAAACTTTAATAGCCAATACTGGtaaattttcagatttcaATGTAGTTGAATGGTACTATGTTCAAGGCTCCTATCCACTCAAGCTCTTTTCAGAACCCACTCATTCTCGAtgttatttcttatttgGGGCGATGGATCAATTAAAAGAGTTTTCGGCAAAGGCAGAGCAAGTTAAATTCACTGATGATAGAAATAATAGCTCCTCTCCTACTTCAAGGGTATCTCTGTACCCAAGAATGGTTATCAAAGAGACTAAAGCAAATAAACGAAActcaaaagatattgaggggaaaatacaaaaagatcctcttttcaaaacttttgtgGATTCATTGAAACTACTAGAGGAACATGGATCGGAATATGGTCTTGAAAATGTTAGCATATTGAAACCTATGAAGAAGGAGCTGGCTAAGAAAAGGAGTATTGAATCGGAAATCAAATCTAGATCAGAGCTAGCAATGATTGAATTGACCGGTCATAAGAAAAATCGCAAGAGTAAAGGAGATAAAGAGAGCAAACAGGACAAGAATAATAATGACAAGGAAGgtaagaaaaagaagaaaaaatccaagaaGGGTACTGCTATGGATGGCTTACCCGAGAGCAATTCAGTTGatgagaagaaaacaagacGGAAGAGatcgaaaaagaagaagaaagcagCAAAGGAAGGAATTGATTCGCAGCCGCAGGAAAACGTAGTCATCTTGGAAGCtgctggaaaaaaagaattgcaaaggagaaaaaatcaacaagACGCCAAGACTAAATCAAAGAAGGAATCTTCGAGAATTGAGGGTTTAGAGTCTTTACTACAACcgaaaaaaagattctAG
- the SDH5 gene encoding succinate dehydrogenase assembly factor SDH5 (similar to Saccharomyces cerevisiae EMI5 (YOL071W); ancestral locus Anc_3.144): protein MLSARLVLREIPRCNMLLQNRINIPPSILNYSSSSKVNDKEDDVFLRVKVQPIVRENESLDNKRARLIYQSRKRGILETDLLLSRFAAAYLKTMTPEELDEYDSLLNELDWDIYYWATRNYRTSPLPEKWKNSKILERLQEFSQNKEKEILRMPTLDRFK from the coding sequence ATGCTTTCAGCTAGGTTAGTCTTACGGGAAATCCCACGTTGCAATATGTTATTGCAAAACCGCATTAATATTCCACCGTCTATCTTGAACTACTCGTCAAGCTCCAAGGTTAATGACAAGGAAGATGATGTCTTCTTGAGAGTCAAGGTCCAGCCAATAGTTAGGGAAAACGAGTCGTTGGATAACAAAAGGGCTCGTTTGATCTACCAGTCGAGGAAAAGGGGCATTTTGGAGACGGATTTGCTGCTGTCGAGATTCGCAGCTGCGTATTTGAAAACTATGACCCCGGAAGAGCttgatgaatatgattCGCTGTTGAACGAGTTAGATTGGGACATTTACTATTGGGCTACAAGAAACTATAGGACAAGTCCTTTACCagagaaatggaagaaCTCAAAGATTCTTGAAAGATTGCAGGAATTTAGccaaaataaagaaaaagaaatattgaGAATGCCTACACTTGATCGGTTTAAGTGA
- the THP1 gene encoding Thp1p (similar to Saccharomyces cerevisiae THP1 (YOL072W); ancestral locus Anc_3.141) codes for MISDVNSSTSLNYSLNQFCKDIANGKYYVLSINLQENGNIIAALQLELHNFKDKSNSVMSNKSIENFIEKQNFKFEGRSWARFNIMLVSFLGFCRDVNPWSIWDSCDLIFQFYQDFNNCLINDSYPLDPLVPIFRNMTEYVLPIASKLDANCLRIGTKKNQFLSFASSVISKLFNSVKPSRTNDGNVIQSGDLIDFPQKQKILLYLVNKLNNIYFRIDSPQLCFNVFKNFKPKSMITEFGVYPIKEQIEYKYLLGRYYLLNGRVINAFVQLNDAYTRLRNLCDKCNLYGHDQVRRNLLRILRYLIPTGLMIGKLPKFEMITQIDVSLSDKYANLSQTLKTGNVKGLNIWLKSHERELCERHLLVIQLEKLPMICYRNLVRSIVRQCIIPQNSGKIPYSTVHDALKISIGDPSNDSDEHFDIYNGIHRSRNVENVLVTLINLGFLRGNCFPQLKLCVVKKTALIQEVLPSIEGRILSSFALNDDDSWLND; via the coding sequence ATGATTTCTGATGTCAACTCAAGCACATCGCTAAACTATTCGCTCAATCAGTTTTGCAAAGATATTGCCAATGGAAAATACTATGTTCTTTCGATAAATCTGcaagaaaatggaaatataATAGCTGCGTTGCAGCTAGAGTTGCACAACTTCAAGGACAAAAGTAATTCAGTCATGTCAAACAAATCTATAGAGAactttattgaaaaacaaaatttcaagttcGAAGGAAGAAGCTGGGCGAGGTTTAATATCATGCTTGTATCATTTTTAGGTTTTTGCAGAGATGTTAATCCGTGGTCTATATGGGACAGTTGCGATTTGATCTTTCAGTTTTATCAagatttcaacaattgtcTGATCAACGACAGCTATCCACTAGATCCATTAGTACCAATATTTCGAAACATGACCGAATATGTGTTGCCAATTGCATCGAAACTCGATGCAAATTGTTTGCGTATTGgtacaaaaaagaatcaattCCTTTCATTTGCATCATCTGTTATTTCGAAGCTGTTCAATAGTGTTAAACCATCCAGAACAAATGATGGTAATGTGATCCAAAGCGGCGATTTGATAGATTTTCCccaaaaacaaaagatcCTCTTATATTTGGTTAATAAACTGAACAATATATACTTCAGAATTGATTCGCCGCAGCTATGCTTCAATGTTTTCAAGAACTTCAAGCCAAAGAGTATGATAACTGAGTTCGGTGTATATCCAATTAAAGAGCAGATAGAATACAAGTACCTTTTGGGGAGATACTATCTTTTAAACGGTAGAGTTATTAATGCatttgttcaattgaatgacGCCTATACTCGACTGAGAAATTTATGTGATAAATGTAACCTGTATGGGCATGATCAAGTACGAAGAAACTTACTTAGGATATTGAGATATCTTATACCAACCGGCTTAATGATAGGCAAATTgccaaaatttgaaatgatcACACAAATAGATGTGTCATTATCAGACAAATATGCTAATTTGAGTCAAACTCTAAAAACAGGTAATGTCAAGGGTCTCAATATCTGGTTAAAGTCACATGAGAGAGAACTGTGCGAGAGACATCTGTTGGTGATacaattggaaaagttGCCAATGATATGTTATCGTAATCTTGTCCGGTCAATCGTGAGGCAGTGCATCATACCGCAAAATTCAGGCAAAATACCGTATTCAACAGTCCACGACGCCCTGAAAATTTCCATAGGCGATCCTTCTAATGACAGTGATGAGCACTTTGATATATACAACGGGATACATCGTTCCCGAAATGTGGAAAACGTCCTGGTGACCCTAATCAATCTGGGGTTCTTGAGAGGTAATTGCTTCCCGCAGCTAAAATTATGTGTCGTCAAGAAAACTGCATTGATTCAAGAAGTGCTGCCATCCATTGAAGGAAGGATATTGAGCTCGTTCGCACTCAACGACGATGATTCATGGCTAAATGATTAG
- the MRP10 gene encoding mitochondrial 37S ribosomal protein mS37 (similar to Saccharomyces cerevisiae MRP10 (YDL045W- A); ancestral locus Anc_3.145), with product MSGKPPVYRLPPLPRLKVKKPIIKQETNKCLLLMSNLLQCWSSNGHMNAACENLVSELKNCTQDRALGKGNKVEKSNINYHAARLYGRINGKPHD from the coding sequence ATGTCAGGAAAACCACCAGTATATAGACTGCCACCACTGCCCAGGctgaaggtgaaaaaacCAATCATAAAACAGGAAACGAACAAATGTCTGTTGTTAATGTCGAATCTTTTGCAGTGCTGGTCATCTAATGGACATATGAATGCTGCATGTGAAAACCTGGTTagtgaattgaaaaactgtaCACAAGATAGAGCGTTGGGCAAAGGAAATAAGGTCGAAAAGAGCAATATTAATTATCACGCTGCTAGATTGTACGGTAGAATCAATGGTAAACCGCACGATTGA
- the NBA1 gene encoding Nba1p (similar to Saccharomyces cerevisiae YOL070C; ancestral locus Anc_3.148), whose translation MAMYTERSPQKVMLNSQRLSAMIDSLNDYKDDDEHILKSFKSTSPYKEIREIEQLGTPKAWEATGKMMSPGGGQSSTTSFDNRHSMISNYSGVVHEGVEVSYIVQNQGTTPPSLPALPSQKALDEQEEVVVRTIPNAKAVSRLDSTASTESATSNYSEKTKTVKSSGDQSLRLLPVNRRQMAASSIGSGNLASESGSSYYQHIKDEEKDQVLQKINSEDLTGDSAEIHNKNATTGTDSSDNYSIATSIIPPLSTSVQGKDEGSLPVRSETNSFNPTIPPRNKNRPNSRLFIRDTLDDIESQLMEQMKDPIAMTKNSAEITRTSSTTNKSDTYFSAASFQEHDDQDIHEDMENSVHVDPKNTSCEDQTYLQRPLPTVPGESGLDRDSTIRAKSSSSRKTTKDETKSNASDYEDQFEDIEDPDRVNIDQHSKNPRGPSKKISRKGQSTKKKDYKKRQEIRSFDVDTLSQLLNVTKGTLIGAEFANLGIKVEEKRALERLVDSLSRLTADMVLDPERYQEGLKRLDKATRALEGF comes from the coding sequence ATGGCCATGTACACTGAGCGGTCGCCCCAGAAGGTTATGTTGAATTCCCAACGACTATCTGCGATGATTGATTCATTAAATGACtataaagatgatgatgagcATATCCTAAAATCGTTTAAATCAACCAGTCCATATAAAGAGATACGTGAGATTGAGCAACTCGGAACTCCAAAAGCATGGGAAGCCACAGGGAAAATGATGTCGCCCGGCGGCGGCCAATCATCCACAACTTCCTTCGACAACAGACACAGCATGATATCGAACTATTCTGGGGTTGTGCATGAAGGTGTTGAAGTTTCATACattgttcaaaatcaagGCACAACTCCACCGAGTTTACCAGCATTGCCTTCCCAGAAGGCACTCGACGAACAGGAAGAAGTGGTGGTTCGGACAATACCTAATGCCAAAGCCGTGAGTCGTCTAGACTCAACCGCCTCTACCGAATCCGCAACCTCAAACTATTCAGAGAAAACTAAGACGGTAAAAAGTAGTGGAGATCAATCTTTGAGACTCTTGCCAGTAAATAGACGTCAAATGGCTGCATCATCCATCGGATCCGGAAATCTAGCAAGCGAAAGTGGCTCCTCATACTATCAGCAtatcaaagatgaagagaagGATCAAGTGTTGCAAAAGATAAACTCTGAAGACCTGACAGGAGATAGTGCAGAAATACATAATAAGAATGCTACTACTGGGACGGATAGCAGTGATAACTATTCGATTGCAACTAGTATTATCCCGCCTCTCTCAACCAGTGTTCAAGGTAAAGACGAAGGCAGCCTTCCAGTACGCTCGGAGACAAATTCATTCAACCCAACGATTCCTCCcagaaataaaaacagGCCGAATTCAAGGCTCTTCATTCGCGACACACtagatgatattgaaagtCAGCTAATGGAACAGATGAAAGATCCCATTGCAATGACGAAGAACTCAGCTGAAATAACAAGAACGAGTTCTACTACCAATAAATCAGACACATACTTCTCCGCTGCAAGTTTTCAGGAACACGATGATCAAGACATTCATGAGGACATGGAAAATTCGGTACACGTGGATCCTAAAAATACAAGTTGTGAAGATCAAACGTACTTGCAAAGACCGCTGCCTACAGTTCCTGGCGAATCGGGATTGGACAGGGATTCGACTATTCGTGCAAAATCTTCGAGTTCTAGAAAAACAACAAAGGATGAAACAAAGTCAAATGCTTCTGACTATGAGGACCAgtttgaagatattgaagatcCTGACCGAGTAAACATTGATCAGCATTCAAAGAATCCTCGAGGcccttcaaagaaaataagCAGAAAGGGACAGTCtacgaaaaagaaagattatAAAAAGAGACAGGAGATAAGGTCATTTGACGTTGATACACTATCTCAATTATTAAATGTTACCAAGGGAACACTTATTGGTGCTGAATTCGCGAATCTAGGAATAAAAGTAGAAGAAAAGCGGGCTTTAGAAAGGCTGGTTGACTCACTATCAAGACTTACAGCTGACATGGTTTTGGATCCCGAACGCTATCAAGAGGGTCTGAAGAGGCTAGACAAGGCAACTCGCGCACTAGAAGGCTTTTAA
- the NPC2 gene encoding sterol transporter (similar to Saccharomyces cerevisiae NPC2 (YDL046W); ancestral locus Anc_3.143), whose translation MHYLFALINFLSLVSAFALGGVVAFFPDAPGQDKPIPGGSPLFQCDTVEKQLLKIENIVLSPNPPIRGENLTISAVGELLETVDEGSYIDVEVRLGYIKLLSQTYDLCESLEENDVDGLTCPLSSGQYSLVKEVEVPAEVPPGKYVIVARAYSAGDDLITCVTGEVTFPAA comes from the coding sequence ATGCATTACCTTTTTGCCTTGATAAACTTTTTATCACTAGTATCAGCCTTCGCTTTAGGGGGTGTTGTAGCGTTCTTCCCAGATGCACCGGGTCAAGACAAACCAATCCCTGGTGGTTCCCCATTATTCCAATGTGACACAGTTGAGAAACAACTGCTTAAGATCGAAAATATTGTTCTATCACCTAATCCGCCAATTCGTGGCGAAAACTTGACAATTTCCGCTGTCGGTGAGCTACTTGAAACCGTCGACGAAGGCTCCTATATTGACGTCGAAGTTCGTCTGGGTTACATCAAACTGTTGAGTCAAACGTACGACCTGTGTGAATCtctggaagaaaatgacGTTGATGGTTTGACTTGTCCGTTGTCATCCGGTCAGTACAGCTTAGTCAAGGAAGTCGAAGTCCCTGCTGAGGTTCCACCCGGAAAATACGTCATCGTAGCTAGAGCGTATTCTGCCGGTGATGATCTGATTACCTGTGTTACTGGTGAGGTAACTTTCCCCGCTGCTTAG
- the SIT4 gene encoding type 2A-related serine/threonine-protein phosphatase SIT4 (similar to Saccharomyces cerevisiae SIT4 (YDL047W); ancestral locus Anc_3.142) — protein MPEKGPDEWLERVKKCQSLTENEMKQLCEMVKELLMEESNIQPVQTPVTVCGDIHGQFHDLLELFRTAGGFPDHINYIFLGDYVDRGYYSLETFSLLMCLKVKYPSRITLVRGNHESRQITQVYGFYEECLNKYGSTTVWKYCCQVFDFLTLAAIIDGKILCVHGGLSPEIRMLDQIRVLSRAQEVPHEGGFSDLLWSDPDNVEAWQVSPRGAGWLFGSKVAHEFNHVNGLNLVARAHQLVMEGFKYHFPEKDVVTVWSAPNYCYRCGNVASVMKVEEDLEPSFKIFSAVPDDYIQEAAASHNNQRGGYFL, from the coding sequence ATGCCGGAGAAAGGACCTGACGAGTGGCTTGAACGGGTCAAGAAATGCCAATCGCTTACTGAGAATGAGATGAAGCAACTTTGCGAAATGGTAAAGGAGCTTTTGATGGAGGAAAGCAATATTCAACCGGTGCAAACCCCTGTTACAGTCTGTGGTGACATACATGGACAATTTCACGATTTACTTGAACTATTTAGAACAGCAGGCGGATTTCCTGATCATATCAACTACATCTTTTTGGGAGATTACGTGGATCGAGGCTATTACAGTCTTGAAACTTTTAGTTTATTGATGTGTTTGAAGGTCAAATATCCATCAAGGATAACACTGGTCAGAGGTAATCATGAATCAAGACAGATTACTCAGGTTTACGGGTTTTATGAAGAGTGTTTAAATAAATATGGTTCAACGACTGTGTGGAAGTATTGTTGCCAGGTGTTCGACTTTTTGACTTTGGCTGCTATAATAGATGGTAAAATATTATGTGTTCATGGGGGTCTGTCACCAGAGATCAGAATGCTTGACCAAATTCGTGTTCTGTCAAGAGCGCAAGAGGTACCACACGAGGGCGGATTTTCAGATTTGCTCTGGAGTGATCCTGATAACGTTGAAGCATGGCAAGTCTCACCAAGAGGTGCCGGGTGGCTTTTTGGTAGCAAAGTAGCTCATGAATTCAACCATGTTAATGGGTTGAACTTAGTTGCAAGAGCTCATCAATTAGTTATGGAGGGTTTTAAATACCACTTTccagaaaaagatgtagTAACAGTATGGTCCGCACCGAATTATTGTTATAGGTGTGGTAATGTTGCCAGTGTTatgaaagttgaagaagatttagAACCTTcgttcaaaatattttctgcTGTGCCTGATGATTACATTCAAGAAGCTGCAGCAAGTCATAATAACCAAAGAGGTGGTTACTTCTTATAG
- the PRP38 gene encoding U4/U6-U5 snRNP complex subunit PRP38 (similar to Saccharomyces cerevisiae PRP38 (YGR075C); ancestral locus Anc_3.138) translates to MPQEYNVESFLSTKQLNHQSVSLIIPRLTRERIHNAMYYKTNLNTVAMRGDTMNSLAKVIVRDLGTLTEKSINQANILGGVEFNCLLMKMVELRPTWEQLSIMLQGDNTQIFNNKYIVALVLTYLRIQYFFLQKDDALAKDLRNTFSERLNDYRKLKSVSMNMDCWSLSQRPEISIVHMDELVEWLATQREIWGIPLGKCQWCQIFEEDNVSTEDESESESESGSESRSESETD, encoded by the coding sequence ATGCCTCAAGAATATAATGTGGAATCCTTTCTGTCAACTAAGCAGTTGAATCACCAATCAGTTTCTTTGATCATTCCAAGACTTACTCGAGAAAGGATTCACAATGCTATGTATTATAAGACTAACCTGAATACCGTGGCAATGCGAGGTGATACGATGAACAGTCTTGCTAAGGTCATCGTGCGCGATTTGGGAACCCTAACAGAAAAGTCGATAAATCAAGCAAATATCTTGGGTGGTGTGGAGTTTAATTGCCttctgatgaaaatggttGAACTACGACCAACCTGGGAACAACTATCCATAATGCTACAGGGTGATAATAcccaaattttcaataataaatACATAGTGGCATTAGTATTGACATATTTAAGAATTCAgtatttctttttgcaGAAAGATGATGCATTGGCGAAAGATCTCAGGAATACATTCAGTGAAAGACTAAATGACTatagaaaattgaaaagtgtTTCAATGAATATGGATTGCTGGTCACTGTCACAGCGACCGGAGATTTCTATTGTGCATATGGATGAGCTGGTCGAGTGGCTCGCAACCCAAAGGGAAATTTGGGGGATACCACTCGGTAAATGTCAATGGTGTCAAATATTCGAAGAGGACAACGTTAGCACTGAagatgaaagtgaaagtgAAAGCGAGAGTGGGAGTGAAAGTAGGAGTGAGAGTGAAACTGATTGA